From the genome of Lutzomyia longipalpis isolate SR_M1_2022 chromosome 2, ASM2433408v1, one region includes:
- the LOC129788963 gene encoding tubulin monoglutamylase TTLL4 isoform X2 produces the protein MDYGATQNGLSNGEGQYGGQAQKVTLRRRCRSECHQFSGGDDATDVPNSYQVKQQHMLGQEMKHKGGGAMRNGYRAKYSPPRHIVASRKLLAHTKDAQSQNVIRELDAESEDHIKENISRYTGKCKKDHEQGVEQKIASGDLHKRRTRPRSESEPHEIYKSTNGIDKNRNDDLSLKRSREEDSPPMHYQLKLSNGHHAPTEFPEEEKSSPVVTPRKANGSCLTYTSGKVSSVMNGDGAAEVGHDEEVHKVTTKATVVKDVEDSHSDMSDTECSSLDGDAMAANGVDFDEEDVYDLMSQSDDVDPEKMFSANISVAIQSKVNLPPVDDHQALIAVPGKKFSPVTGPISPSMFPHVPPFLTFSSDTEPGPPMHPLVTKILKWKVTAVTPIVVRKVLLNSGFRLLKQTNDWIGVWGKHMKSPQFRTIRSYQKFNHIPGTFQIGRKDRVWRNLQLQMARNGKKEFGFMPRTYILPQDLKTLRQMWPRYSQRGVKWIIKPPASARGTGIKVVNRWSQIPKRRPIIVQRYVERPMLIDGSKFDLRLYVLVTSMNPLKVYMHTDGLARFASVRYSEKVDTLSDRYMHLTNYSINKLSANYAKNEDAEACKGHKWTIRSLWSYLEAGGVDTERLWGALRNLVIRTLIAGETPIHNLTKANMLSKYNCYELFGFDVLLDSDLVPWLLEVNISPSLHSSSPLDLHVKAPLVRATLNTALYQVPPKLTEEKQQEVLQTLNMQGPLCMDKRMYTTTLARSERIKHNHYTSRELNREDYLEGILDTLTADDVRCLILMEEELSRCAPLERIFPAPSSHKYLTYMDNPRYYNRLVDAWETKYSTQRSEGIARLQELCSKKIHLQVPPASVKKANLGQFTILESPLKCRKFSRKFLRLNATCLPRITGRRFCKN, from the exons ATGGATTACGGGGCAACACAGAATGGGCTATCCAATGGTGAAGGGCAGTACGGTGGGCAGGCACAGAAGGTGACACTGAGACGACGCTGCCGCAGTGAATGTCACCAATTTTCAGGTGGTGACGATGCAACGGATGTCCCGAATAGCTATCAAGTGAAGCAACAACATATGCTGGGGCAGGAGATGAAGCACAAGGGCGGTGGGGCGATGCGAAATGGGTATCGTGCAAAATACAGCCCACCGCGTCACATTGTGGCATCGCGAAAATTGCTGGCACACACAAAGGATGCCCAATCGCAGAATGTGATAAGAGAATTGGATGCCGAAAGTGAGGATCACATCAAAGAGAACATATCGCGGTACACGGGGAAGTGTAAGAAGGATCACGAGCAGGGGGTGGAACAGAAAATAGCCAGTGGGGATTTGCATAAGAGGCGCACGCGACCACGGAGTGAGTCAGAGCCACATGAGATCTACAAATCCACAAAtggaattgataaaaataggAATGATGAT TTGTCCCTCAAGCGTTCACGCGAAGAGGATTCCCCGCCAATGCACTATCAGCTGAAACTATCAAATGGCCATCATGCACCAACGGAATTTCCGGAAGAGGAGAAAAGTTCTCCAGTTGTAACGCCGAGAAAGGCAAATGGAAGTTGCCTTACCTACACATCGGGTAAAGTGTCGTCTGTGATGAATGGTGATGGTGCTGCGGAGGTGGGGCACGATGAGGAAGTGCACAAAGTCACCACAAAGGCGACAGTGGTGAAGGATGTGGAGGATTCGCATTCGGATATGTCGGACACGGAATGTAGTAGCTTGGATGGGGATGCAATGGCAGCCAATGGGGTGGATTTTGATGAGGAAGACGTGTACGATTTGATGTCGCAGTCAGATGATGTGGATCCAGAGAAGATGTTTAGTGCCAATATATCGGTGGCGATTCAGTCAAAAGTGAATTTGCCACCTGTGGATGACCATCAAGCGCTCATTGCTGTGCCCGGGAAGAAATTTTCACCCGTAACTGGACCCATTTCACCAAGTATGTTCCCACATGTGCCAccatttctcacattttcatCGGATACAGAGCCAGGACCGCCGATGCATCCGCTTGTGACGAAAATACTCAAATGGAAGGTGACTGCCGTGACGCCAATTGTCGTGAGGAAGGTTCTTCTCAACTCAGGATTTAGATTACTCAAAC AAACAAACGACTGGATAGGTGTATGGGGGAAGCATATGAAGAGCCCACAATTCCGCACAATTCGCTCGTACCAGAAATTCAATCATATTCCGGGAACGTTCCAAATAGGCCGAAAGGATCGCGTATGGCGAAATTTACAACTTCAAATGGCGCGCAATGGGAAGAAGGAGTTTGGTTTTATGCCACGTACCTACATCCTGCCGCAGGATCTCAAGACACTGCGACAGATGTGGCCACGCTACAGTCAGCGTGGTGTGAAGTGGATTATCAAGCCACCAGCTTCGGCACGCGGGACGGGCATTAAGGTGGTCAATAGGTGGTCACAAATCCCCAAGAGACGTCCTATAATTGTTCAGCGCTACGTTGAGCGTCCCATGCTGATTGATGGGAGCAAATTTGATTTGCGACTGTACGTTTTAGTGACGTCGATGAATCCACTCAAGGTCTACATGCACACAGATGGTCTAGCGAGATTTGCATCGGTGCGCTACAGTGAGAAAGTTGATACCCTCAGCGATCG GTATATGCATTTGACGAACTACAGTATTAACAAGTTGTCCGCCAACTATGCAAAGAATGAAGACGCAGAGGCGTGCAAGGGGCACAAGTGGACAATTAGATCGCTATGGAGCTACCTTGAGGCTGGTGGGGTGGATACAGAGAGGCTCTGGGGTGCACTGCGGAATCTCGTAATACGCACACTTATTGCTGGTGAGACACCAATACATAATCTCACGAAGGCAAATATGCTAAGCAAGTACAATTGCTATGAGTTGTTTGGGTTTGATGTACTCTTGGATTCGGATCTCGTCCCCTGGCTCCTTGAGGTGAACATCTCCCCGTCGCTGCATTCATCCTCGCCGCTCGATCTTCATGTCAAGGCACCCCTGGTGCGAGCCACCCTCAATACGGCTCTGTACCAGGTACCGCCAAAATTGACTGAGGAGAAGCAGCAGGAAGTGCTGCAGACACTCAATATGCAGGGTCCACTGTGTATGGATAAGCGTATGTACACAACAACATTGGCAAGGAGTGAGAGGATCAAGCACAATCACTACACAAGCAGGGAGCTCAACAGAGAAgac TACCTCGAAGGCATTCTGGATACTCTAACGGCAGACGATGTGCGCTGCTTGATCCTCATGGAGGAAGAGCTGTCACGGTGTGCACCCCTCGAGAGGATCTTCCCCGCACCTAGTAGTCACAAATATCTCACCTACATGGACAATCCGCGGTACTACAATCGCCTCGTGGATGCCTGGGAGACAAAGTACAGCACCCAACGTTCTGAGGGCATTGCACGCCTTCAGGAGCTCTGCAGCAAGAAGATTCATCTGCAAGTGCCACCAGCATCCGTTAAAAAG GCCAATTTAGGTCAATTCACGATCCTGGAATCACCAttgaaatgcagaaaattttctagaaaatttcttcgtcTCAATGCAACGTGTCTCCCCAGAATTACGGGGCggagattttgtaaaaattaa
- the LOC129788963 gene encoding tubulin monoglutamylase TTLL4 isoform X1, producing the protein MDYGATQNGLSNGEGQYGGQAQKVTLRRRCRSECHQFSGGDDATDVPNSYQVKQQHMLGQEMKHKGGGAMRNGYRAKYSPPRHIVASRKLLAHTKDAQSQNVIRELDAESEDHIKENISRYTGKCKKDHEQGVEQKIASGDLHKRRTRPRSESEPHEIYKSTNGIDKNRNDDLSLKRSREEDSPPMHYQLKLSNGHHAPTEFPEEEKSSPVVTPRKANGSCLTYTSGKVSSVMNGDGAAEVGHDEEVHKVTTKATVVKDVEDSHSDMSDTECSSLDGDAMAANGVDFDEEDVYDLMSQSDDVDPEKMFSANISVAIQSKVNLPPVDDHQALIAVPGKKFSPVTGPISPSMFPHVPPFLTFSSDTEPGPPMHPLVTKILKWKVTAVTPIVVRKVLLNSGFRLLKQTNDWIGVWGKHMKSPQFRTIRSYQKFNHIPGTFQIGRKDRVWRNLQLQMARNGKKEFGFMPRTYILPQDLKTLRQMWPRYSQRGVKWIIKPPASARGTGIKVVNRWSQIPKRRPIIVQRYVERPMLIDGSKFDLRLYVLVTSMNPLKVYMHTDGLARFASVRYSEKVDTLSDRYMHLTNYSINKLSANYAKNEDAEACKGHKWTIRSLWSYLEAGGVDTERLWGALRNLVIRTLIAGETPIHNLTKANMLSKYNCYELFGFDVLLDSDLVPWLLEVNISPSLHSSSPLDLHVKAPLVRATLNTALYQVPPKLTEEKQQEVLQTLNMQGPLCMDKRMYTTTLARSERIKHNHYTSRELNREDYLEGILDTLTADDVRCLILMEEELSRCAPLERIFPAPSSHKYLTYMDNPRYYNRLVDAWETKYSTQRSEGIARLQELCSKKIHLQVPPASVKKDCNSKVANGESTAEPIVALPTDDETEDEKQQRKVPSRGATPLKAHVDNNEVKSHQNAIRNGIRSAL; encoded by the exons ATGGATTACGGGGCAACACAGAATGGGCTATCCAATGGTGAAGGGCAGTACGGTGGGCAGGCACAGAAGGTGACACTGAGACGACGCTGCCGCAGTGAATGTCACCAATTTTCAGGTGGTGACGATGCAACGGATGTCCCGAATAGCTATCAAGTGAAGCAACAACATATGCTGGGGCAGGAGATGAAGCACAAGGGCGGTGGGGCGATGCGAAATGGGTATCGTGCAAAATACAGCCCACCGCGTCACATTGTGGCATCGCGAAAATTGCTGGCACACACAAAGGATGCCCAATCGCAGAATGTGATAAGAGAATTGGATGCCGAAAGTGAGGATCACATCAAAGAGAACATATCGCGGTACACGGGGAAGTGTAAGAAGGATCACGAGCAGGGGGTGGAACAGAAAATAGCCAGTGGGGATTTGCATAAGAGGCGCACGCGACCACGGAGTGAGTCAGAGCCACATGAGATCTACAAATCCACAAAtggaattgataaaaataggAATGATGAT TTGTCCCTCAAGCGTTCACGCGAAGAGGATTCCCCGCCAATGCACTATCAGCTGAAACTATCAAATGGCCATCATGCACCAACGGAATTTCCGGAAGAGGAGAAAAGTTCTCCAGTTGTAACGCCGAGAAAGGCAAATGGAAGTTGCCTTACCTACACATCGGGTAAAGTGTCGTCTGTGATGAATGGTGATGGTGCTGCGGAGGTGGGGCACGATGAGGAAGTGCACAAAGTCACCACAAAGGCGACAGTGGTGAAGGATGTGGAGGATTCGCATTCGGATATGTCGGACACGGAATGTAGTAGCTTGGATGGGGATGCAATGGCAGCCAATGGGGTGGATTTTGATGAGGAAGACGTGTACGATTTGATGTCGCAGTCAGATGATGTGGATCCAGAGAAGATGTTTAGTGCCAATATATCGGTGGCGATTCAGTCAAAAGTGAATTTGCCACCTGTGGATGACCATCAAGCGCTCATTGCTGTGCCCGGGAAGAAATTTTCACCCGTAACTGGACCCATTTCACCAAGTATGTTCCCACATGTGCCAccatttctcacattttcatCGGATACAGAGCCAGGACCGCCGATGCATCCGCTTGTGACGAAAATACTCAAATGGAAGGTGACTGCCGTGACGCCAATTGTCGTGAGGAAGGTTCTTCTCAACTCAGGATTTAGATTACTCAAAC AAACAAACGACTGGATAGGTGTATGGGGGAAGCATATGAAGAGCCCACAATTCCGCACAATTCGCTCGTACCAGAAATTCAATCATATTCCGGGAACGTTCCAAATAGGCCGAAAGGATCGCGTATGGCGAAATTTACAACTTCAAATGGCGCGCAATGGGAAGAAGGAGTTTGGTTTTATGCCACGTACCTACATCCTGCCGCAGGATCTCAAGACACTGCGACAGATGTGGCCACGCTACAGTCAGCGTGGTGTGAAGTGGATTATCAAGCCACCAGCTTCGGCACGCGGGACGGGCATTAAGGTGGTCAATAGGTGGTCACAAATCCCCAAGAGACGTCCTATAATTGTTCAGCGCTACGTTGAGCGTCCCATGCTGATTGATGGGAGCAAATTTGATTTGCGACTGTACGTTTTAGTGACGTCGATGAATCCACTCAAGGTCTACATGCACACAGATGGTCTAGCGAGATTTGCATCGGTGCGCTACAGTGAGAAAGTTGATACCCTCAGCGATCG GTATATGCATTTGACGAACTACAGTATTAACAAGTTGTCCGCCAACTATGCAAAGAATGAAGACGCAGAGGCGTGCAAGGGGCACAAGTGGACAATTAGATCGCTATGGAGCTACCTTGAGGCTGGTGGGGTGGATACAGAGAGGCTCTGGGGTGCACTGCGGAATCTCGTAATACGCACACTTATTGCTGGTGAGACACCAATACATAATCTCACGAAGGCAAATATGCTAAGCAAGTACAATTGCTATGAGTTGTTTGGGTTTGATGTACTCTTGGATTCGGATCTCGTCCCCTGGCTCCTTGAGGTGAACATCTCCCCGTCGCTGCATTCATCCTCGCCGCTCGATCTTCATGTCAAGGCACCCCTGGTGCGAGCCACCCTCAATACGGCTCTGTACCAGGTACCGCCAAAATTGACTGAGGAGAAGCAGCAGGAAGTGCTGCAGACACTCAATATGCAGGGTCCACTGTGTATGGATAAGCGTATGTACACAACAACATTGGCAAGGAGTGAGAGGATCAAGCACAATCACTACACAAGCAGGGAGCTCAACAGAGAAgac TACCTCGAAGGCATTCTGGATACTCTAACGGCAGACGATGTGCGCTGCTTGATCCTCATGGAGGAAGAGCTGTCACGGTGTGCACCCCTCGAGAGGATCTTCCCCGCACCTAGTAGTCACAAATATCTCACCTACATGGACAATCCGCGGTACTACAATCGCCTCGTGGATGCCTGGGAGACAAAGTACAGCACCCAACGTTCTGAGGGCATTGCACGCCTTCAGGAGCTCTGCAGCAAGAAGATTCATCTGCAAGTGCCACCAGCATCCGTTAAAAAG GATTGCAACAGTAAAGTAGCAAATGGTGAGTCCACCGCGGAACCCATCGTGGCTCTGCCTACGGACGATGAGACGGAGGATGAGAAGCAGCAGCGGAAGGTGCCGTCGAGGGGGGCGACACCGCTGAAAGCCCACGTGGACAATAATGAAGTGAAAAGCCACCAAAATGCCATTAGAAATGGAATCAGATCAGCTCTA TGA
- the LOC129789163 gene encoding 28S ribosomal protein S21, mitochondrial, translated as MRHVKFLARTVLVQKNNVDDACRVLNRILGKEGIFDQFRRTRFYEKPFQTRRRVNFERCKSIYNEDMDRKIQFVLRKNRVEPFPGCQ; from the exons ATGAGGCACGTTAAATTCCTTGCCCGGACGGTGCTGGTGCAGAAGAATAACGTTGACGATGCTTGTAGAGTGCTAAATCGCATCCTTGGAAAAGAAGGGATTTTCGATCAATTCCGCCGGACGAGATTCTATGAAAAGCCCTTCCAG ACCCGCCGTCGTGTGAATTTTGAGAGATGCAAATCAATCTACAACGAGGACATGGACCGGAAGATTCAATTTGTTCTCCGGAAGAATCGGGTGGAACCTTTCCCGGGATGCCAGTAA